A single region of the Podospora pseudopauciseta strain CBS 411.78 chromosome 1, whole genome shotgun sequence genome encodes:
- a CDS encoding hypothetical protein (COG:S; EggNog:ENOG503NZ3K) yields the protein MQAAGAQTRSELDNGVIFVEVESLHEGPRCLHTSTSDIWSLTDPMAHLGVAPIGLFPIASLQRLIGPPVNCKCLLALRAHHDKTHKSRNKCRPATFRLLLSDMNSQEEHRPKPKMRLLNVTTREVEEFFEPSIPPYAIFSHTWGPEEVTFQDLESLSAFRKPRPATPPPSSLPSLLGSSHGYITAARPELPLEKTEVMKLMMLANMLTALRGHRDASRFQRQSAYFSPLPPSPEIDDDLQSHRSFSSSTTMTPSSSPPLALPPPSPPMKPPQPQAHPVQQKAGYAKLSYACTQASKDGHSYIWIDTVCIDRRSSSELSEAINSMFGWYQKAAVCYAYLDDVHFDSYTAGYRTWKDDFSASRWFTRGWTLQELVAPKKLVFYAHGWRLLGTKSSLVKTVEKITGIEEVVLLEPKLVHNSSIAQRMAWAAGRETTRAEDVAYCLLGLFGVNLPIIYGEGYDKAFLRLQEEIIRRTDDQSIFAWGALGKEDKSSKRTRTTPELDELDFEALSGTMPVLARSPADFKGMEKVVVSPPSTEPVSDYAMTNKGLHVKFNLVSASSSATQTQQLYLGVLNCHSEDDPSRRLAVLLSQTATSNVMVRTRSRMPTMVSVSDLEKAERRDIYIPNTAANRPQAAKAIEEILVLKYPDLVAPGYEVIDIQSKGHAQYNKEFGTLRVGALESRVLYQLAVVTFWNKHLKCGFVLRVIVDGGTKRAWVDQVQPQAIPQLGEVAEDGQDMVKTAKDIWVDPGRVEVIATGGRRSVLVDVTNPEKYEEAEGQEGKGFMLKPTAEIKAFETVTFVEKWERDYMRTVNAKMVRKNKGVLELSMSSLLWQAAQTSDQAE from the coding sequence AGCGTCGTTGCAACGTCTCATTGGCCCACCGGTTAACTGCAAGTGTCTCTTGGCCCTTCGAGCCCATCATGATAAGACTCACAAAAGTCGAAACAAATGTCGACCTGCAACTTTCCGTCTGCTCTTGTCTGACATGAACTCTCAGGAAGAACACcgcccaaaacccaaaatGAGACTGCTCAATGTCACCACCcgcgaggtggaggagttctTTGAGCCCAGCATTCCTCCCTATGCCATATTTTCACACACTTGGGGTCCCGAGGAGGTGACCTTTCAGGATTTGGAGTCCCTTTCCGCATTTCGAAAACCCAGACCAGCTACACCGCCACCATCTTCATTACCATCTCTACTCGGCTCAAGCCATGGCTacatcaccgccgcccgACCAGAGCTGCCGCTGGAAAAGACCGAAGTCATGAAGCTCATGATGCTGGCCAACATGCTCACGGCTCTCCGCGGGCATCGTGATGCAAGCCGGTTCCAGCGCCAGTCTGCTTACTTTTCGCCCCTACCACCATCGCCCGAAATCGACGACGACCTCCAAAGTCACAGATCTTTCTCATCTTCCACAACCATgacgccatcatcgtcaccgcCATTAGCAttgccgcctccttctcctcccatgaaaccaccacaaccgcaGGCCCACCCAGTTCAACAAAAGGCGGGATACGCCAAGCTCAGCTATGCATGCACCCAGGCTTCCAAAGACGGCCACTCGTACATCTGGATCGACACTGTCTGCATCGAcaggagaagcagcagcgAGCTTTCCGAGGCGATCAACTCCATGTTTGGCTGGTACCAAAAAGCGGCTGTCTGCTACGCCTATCTTGACGACGTTCACTTTGACAGCTACACCGCTGGGTACCGAACATGGAAGGATGACTTTTCTGCCTCGAGATGGTTCACGCGGGGCTGGACCCTTCAAGAGCTTGTTGCGCCGAAAAAGCTTGTATTTTACGCCCACGGCTGGCGATTGCTCGGGACCAAGTCTAGTTTGGTTAAGACGGTGGAGAAGATTACAGGaattgaggaggttgtcttGTTGGAGCCGAAGCTGGTTCACAACTCTAGCATTGCGCAGCGAATGGCGTGGGCTGCGGGCAGAGAAACGACCAGAGCGGAGGATGTGGCGTATTGTCTGCTTGGATTGTTTGGGGTCAACCTGCCAATAATCTATGGCGAGGGATATGACAAAGCCTTTCTGAGGCTACAGGAAGAGATCATCCGCCGGACGGACGATCAGTCAATATTTGCCTGGGGCGCCCTAGGAAAAGAGGACAAGTCTTCAAAACGAACGCGGACGACACCCGAGTTGGATGAATTGGATTTCGAGGCCCTCTCGGGCACCATGCCGGTGCTGGCGAGATCACCTGCCGACTTTAAGGGGATGGAAAAGGTTGTTGTATCACCACCTTCAACAGAACCTGTCTCCGACTACGCCATGACCAATAAGGGACTGCACGTCAAATTCAACCTCGTCAGCGCAAGCAGCTCGGCAACACAGACTCAGCAACTCTATCTCGGCGTGCTCAACTGCCACTCCGAGGACGACCCTTCAAGGCGACTGGCGGTCTTGCTCTCACAGACGGCGACGTCCAATGTGATGGTGCGGACTCGCTCGAGAATGCCAACCATGGTCTCGGTTTCGGACTTGGAAAAGGCTGAGCGGCGTGATATTTACATCCCCAACACAGCGGCAAATCGGCCACAGGCGGCAAAGGCGATAGAGGAGATTTTGGTGCTCAAGTATCCCGACCTCGTCGCGCCAGGGTATGAAGTTATCGATATCCAGAGCAAGGGCCATGCCCAATACAACAAGGAGTTTGGGACGTTGCGAGTCGGCGCTCTGGAGTCGAGGGTGCTCTATCAGCTAGCGGTGGTGACATTCTGGAACAAGCATCTCAAGTGCGGATTCGTTCTCAGGGTCATTGTGGACGGCGGAACGAAAAGGGCCTGGGTGGATCAGGTTCAACCTCAGGCCATTCCACAGCTCGGCGAGGTAGCCGAGGATGGGCAAGACATGGTCAAAACTGCCAAAGACATCTGGGTAGACCCTGGGCGTGTCGAGGTCATCGCCactggtgggaggaggagcgtcCTGGTTGACGTGACAAATCCGGAGAAGTACGAGGAGGCAGAGGGTCAGGAAGGGAAGGGCTTCATGTTGAAGCCGACAGCAGAGATCAAGGCCTTTGAGACTGTGACGTTTGTGGAGAAATGGGAGAGGGATTACATGCGGACTGTCAATGCCAAGATGGTCAGGAAGAACAAGGGTGTGCTGGAGCTTAGCATGAGCAGTTTGCTTTGGCAAGCGGCACAGACGAGTGATCAAGCGGAATAG
- a CDS encoding hypothetical protein (COG:S; MEROPS:MER0031616; EggNog:ENOG503NUYN), translated as MLFLALILAVSAVAAIASQSKTATNNTTIDNGPFPTDLNGSNFTYPHPFQLFHFGSQGLPLEMAFIDLPPIVAPTATTKPQHVRHTRTKPNPKPKIALLLHGKNFCSITWSTTAATLQKAGYRVIIPDQIGFCKSSKPGTLYQYSLHQLTLNTYSLLSALDLTDPSNNGITVVGHSLGGMLATRFSLLYPDLVSSLVLVNPIGLEPYLELGVPYPDLSITLKTEQTSNYMSIKGYEQSTYYLGAWAPEYNVWAMMLAQIYAGTEAQNFVEGQARVVDMVLTQPVFYEFPRVRSKTLLMVGTKDTTAIGKQWSPPDVKEKLGRYELIGKETANRIPNCTLVEFEDLGHAPQIQAPDRFHAALLQWLRT; from the coding sequence ATGTTGTTCCTCGCCCTCATCTTGGCAGTATCAGCCGTAGCAGCCATCGCGAGCCAAAGCAAGACGGCGACCAACAACACGACCATCGACAATGGCCCCTTCCCAACCGACCTCAATGGTTCCAACTTCACATacccccaccccttccaacTCTTCCATTTCGGCTCTCAGGGTCTGCCCCTAGAGATGGCCTTCATCGACCTTCCCCCCATCGTCGCCCCTACCGCAACCACCAAGCCACAACACGTCCGTCACACCCGCACAAAGCCCAATCCCAAGCCCAAAATCGCCCTCTTGCTCCACGGCAAAAACTTTTGCTCCATCACCtggtccaccaccgccgcgaCCCTCCAAAAGGCCGGGTACCGCGTCATCATCCCCGACCAAATCGGCTTCTGCAAGTCCTCCAAGCCCGGCACCCTCTACCAGTactccctccaccaactAACCCTCAACACCTACTCCCTCTTGTCAGCCCTGGACCTGACAGACCCCAGCAACAATGGCATAACAGTGGTAGGCCACTCCCTGGGCGGCATGCTAGCCACCCGCTTCTCCCTTCTCTACCCAGACCTAGTCTCCAGCCTTGTTCTCGTCAATCCCATCGGGCTAGAGCCGTACCTCGAACTCGGGGTACCATACCCTGATCTTTCTATCACTCTCAAGACGGAACAGACGTCAAACTACATGTCAATAAAGGGGTACGAGCAGAGCACCTACTACCTCGGGGCTTGGGCGCCCGAGTACAATGTGTGGGCGATGATGTTGGCTCAGATCTACGCTGGCACTGAAGCCCAAAACTTTGTCGAGGGTcaggcgagggtggtggacatGGTGCTGACCCAGCCGGTCTTTTACGAGTTCCCTCGTGTCCGATCAAAGACACTGTTGATGGTTGGGACCAAGGACACAACGGCCATCGGGAAACAGTGGTCGCCTCCTGATGTGAAGGAGAAGTTGGGAAGGTATGAGCTTATTGGAAAGGAAACAGCCAACAGGATACCCAATTGCACGCTGGTCGAGTTTGAAGACCTGGGACACGCGCCACAGATCCAGGCACCTGATCGGTTCCATGCCGCCTTGCTCCAGTGGTTGAGGACGTGA
- a CDS encoding hypothetical protein (COG:S; EggNog:ENOG503NY5D), translating to MASGNLPGENRAYQIEAPCIVFFVLAPIFVGVRLWARIKPRGCSGLGLDDWTIVLSTIFATVVSALMVASCAHGFGQHIANLTKPNRLITLKLFYVAQAFYKLTINLTKASILLLYLRIFPKQRFRKTCLVLLTVILLYMVGTTASSIWQCNPIPRAWDKSIAGTCITITANWYANAVFSITTDLVILGLPMHSIYTSHLPTSQKLALMGVFALGLFTTITSILRMTTLNFSSTSPDITFDIDSSIWTMIEQNLAIICACLPVCRLPLSYILPSYFSTTSPSSSSSMPAIKMKPRIHIGGSSSSTQEFNGHISDAEGGYEKRRYGQYGIDKGVIETSVGVVMPPATPVTAGRPDTSGSRRTKAEEWVQQQRQEHENLGRQSFHGSVLSAGRSGHGSGEEGDRQSEGAIRMVRNYGVLSDGREVEPHAQVR from the exons ATGGCCTCCGGGAACTTGCCTGGTGAAAACAGGGCATACCAAATCGAGGCCCCTTGcatcgtcttcttcgtcctaGCGCCAATCTTTGTGGGCGTTCGCCTTTGGGCGCGCATCAAGCCGAGAGGATGCTCCGGACTAGGCCTGGATGACTGGACTATTGTTCTTTCAACG ATATTTGCAACTGTCGTATCGGCATTGATGGTAGCATCATGTGCCCACGGCTTTGGTCAGCACATTGCCAACCTTACCAAGCCCAACAGGCTGATTACACTAAAA CTGTTCTACGTCGCTCAAGCATTTTACAagctcaccatcaacctcaccaaagCCTCGATTCTCCTCCTCTACCTCCGTATCTTCCCCAAACAACGGTTTCGCAAAACATGCCTTGTTCTTCTAACCGTCATTCTTCTCTACATGGTCGGAACAACTGCCTCTTCGATATGGCAATGCAACCCGATTCCGAGAGCTTGGGATAAGTCCATCGCCGGCACCTGCATCACCATCACGGCAAACTGGTACGCAAACGCCGTGTTCTCGATCACGACCGACCTGGTCATCCTCGGGCTGCCCATGCATTCGATCTACACCTCTCATCTGCCGACAAGCCAAAAGCTGGCATTGATGGGTGTTTTCGCGCTTGGTCTATTCACGACAATAACCTCGATTCTACGGATGACAACGCTCAATTTTTCGTCAACCAGCCCAGACATCACCT TCGACATCGACTCTTCCATCTGGACCATGATCGAGCAAAACCTCGCTATCATCTGCGCCTGTCTTCCCGTCTGCCGGCTTCCCCTGTCATACATACTCCCCTCGTacttttccaccacctcgccatcatcttcgtcttcgaTGCCCGCCATCAAGATGAAGCCGAGGATACACATCGGTGGCTCGTCAAGCTCGACTCAGGAGTTCAACGGCCATATCTCGGATGCCGAGGGGGGTTATGAAAAGAGGAGATATGGACAATACGGGATTGACAAGGGGGTGATTGAGACGTCTGTTGGGGTCGTCATGCCGCCTGCTACACCTGTTACCGCTGGCAGGCCGGATACATCGGGGAGTAGGAGAACCAAGGCTGAGGAGTgggtgcagcagcagagaCAGGAACATGAAAACTTGGGTAGACAAAGCTTTCATGGCTCGGTTCTTTCTGCTGGGAGGAGTGGCCACGGttcgggcgaggagggggatagACAGAGCGAAGGGGCGATTCGGATGGTGAGGAACTATGGTGTTTTGTctgatgggagggaggtagAGCCGCATGCACAGGTAAGATGA
- the RPL23A gene encoding 60S ribosomal protein L23A (BUSCO:EOG09265CQO; EggNog:ENOG503P1RU; COG:J), with amino-acid sequence MAKLSRGAPGGKLKMTLGLPVGAIMNCADNSGARNLYIISVKGIGARLNRLPAGGVGDMVMATVKKGKPELRKKVHPAVIVRQAKPWKRFDGVFLYFEDNAGVIVNPKGEMKGSAITGPVGKEAAELWPRIASNSGVVM; translated from the exons ATGGCCAAACTATC CCGCGGTGCCCCTGGTGGCAAGCTTAAGATGACCCTCGGTCTTCCCGT TGGTGCCATCATGAACTGCGCCGACAACTCTGGTGCTCGCAACCTTTACATCATCTCCGTCAAGGGTATCGGTGCCCGTCTCAACAGACTGcccgctggtggtgttggtgacatGGTCATGGCCACCGTCAAGAAGGGAAAGCCCGAGCTCCGCAAGAAAGTTCACCCCGCCGTCATCGTCCGCCAGGCCAAGCCCTGGAAGCGCTTCGATGGTGTCTTCCTCTATTTCGAGGACAACGCTGGTGTC ATCGTCAACCCCAAGGGTGAGATGAAGGGCTCTGCCATCACCGGCCCCGTCGGTAAGGAGGCTGCCGAGCTCTGGCCCCGTATTGCCAGCAACTCTGGTGTTGTCATGTAA